One Candidatus Korarchaeum sp. DNA segment encodes these proteins:
- a CDS encoding pyridoxamine 5'-phosphate oxidase family protein translates to MSALRRRDKEITDIREIEEVIRRAKVCRLAMCNGNIPYCVPVSFGYCDGKIYVHSAKEGRKLDLLRANNLVCFELDVDVELLRRGSRPCDWTMRYESVIGIAEAHFVTDKEEKRRGLDCIVRQYFGEGYEFSDEELERVEVIRLDLREVRGKRSP, encoded by the coding sequence GTGTCCGCCTTGAGGCGCAGGGATAAGGAGATAACCGACATCAGAGAGATCGAAGAGGTGATCAGAAGAGCCAAGGTATGCAGACTGGCTATGTGCAATGGTAATATCCCCTACTGCGTTCCGGTGAGCTTCGGTTACTGCGATGGGAAGATATACGTGCACTCAGCCAAGGAGGGTAGGAAGCTGGACCTGCTGAGAGCCAACAACTTGGTTTGCTTCGAGCTAGACGTGGATGTCGAGCTCTTGAGGAGAGGCAGTAGGCCGTGTGATTGGACCATGCGCTATGAGAGCGTTATAGGCATAGCTGAGGCGCACTTCGTCACCGATAAGGAGGAGAAGAGGAGGGGTCTGGACTGCATAGTGAGGCAATACTTTGGAGAGGGCTACGAATTCTCGGACGAAGAGCTGGAGAGGGTGGAGGTGATCAGGCTGGACCTAAGGGAGGTCAGGGGGAAGAGGTCTCCCTAG
- a CDS encoding zinc ribbon domain-containing protein: MAYKSRVVILNPKDTSKRCSRCGMVNAPKGAYECGLRMDRQLNAAVNYTFRWRGFLRALRGAYGSERVHPDGGLRFRGW, encoded by the coding sequence ATGGCATATAAGTCGAGGGTTGTGATCCTCAACCCCAAAGATACGAGTAAAAGATGCTCCAGATGTGGGATGGTAAATGCCCCGAAGGGAGCTTACGAATGCGGGTTGAGGATGGATAGGCAGCTTAACGCTGCCGTAAATTATACCTTCAGATGGAGGGGCTTTCTCCGAGCCCTTCGGGGAGCTTACGGCTCGGAGAGGGTTCACCCTGACGGGGGCCTCAGGTTTAGAGGCTGGTGA
- a CDS encoding helix-turn-helix domain-containing protein: MIEEGCLFILWLLANSPRTMGEIERESSLPKATLYRKLAALIDRNWVKKEGGLYSLTDRARVLLSSNCVDLMGVFMMESLFSKAIKLR, translated from the coding sequence ATGATAGAAGAGGGGTGCCTGTTCATCCTCTGGCTCCTCGCTAACTCTCCCAGGACGATGGGCGAGATAGAGAGGGAGTCCTCGCTGCCTAAGGCCACCCTCTACAGGAAGTTAGCGGCGCTCATAGACAGGAACTGGGTCAAGAAGGAGGGGGGATTATACTCCTTAACCGACAGGGCTAGGGTCCTCCTCAGTTCCAACTGCGTGGACCTGATGGGGGTCTTCATGATGGAGAGCCTATTCTCTAAAGCGATAAAGCTGCGCTAG
- a CDS encoding DEAD/DEAH box helicase family protein, producing MGALRIRYDRGTLIVEGVRSLQYCTWDPRIGALRALGYKYAQLKELLPEAIDEALDPLRPPNLKEKVSLKPFQHDALESWLTKRKGIIVLPTGAGKTYVALRAMEVLNVPTLVVVPTLPLLNQWKALMESLYGVDVGVIGGGRESIEPITVITYDSAYLRASEIGNKFEFVVFDEVHHLAAEGYIEIAEFLLAPYRMGLTATLEREDDRHRLLFPLVGGVVYKLLPSELAGEHLSEFDTVRVRVDMTEEERRRYGELIEEYKESLRRAGISIRSLEDFRKLIVRSASDREARRALLAWHEARKLAINSRAKLEVLKDLLESHREDKVIIFTEFNDVAEEISRTFLIPLITHRTKPKERERILHAFRIGAVSKVVTSKVLDEGVDVPDARVGVILGGSGSRREFVQRLGRILRKREGKRAVLYEIISKGTSEVRISSRRRRGVI from the coding sequence ATGGGTGCGCTCAGGATAAGGTACGATAGAGGTACCTTGATAGTCGAGGGGGTAAGGAGCTTACAGTACTGCACTTGGGACCCGAGGATAGGGGCCCTGAGGGCCCTAGGCTACAAGTACGCCCAACTGAAGGAGCTCCTGCCCGAGGCAATCGATGAGGCGCTAGACCCCCTGAGGCCCCCCAACCTCAAGGAGAAGGTATCTCTGAAGCCCTTTCAACATGACGCATTAGAGTCGTGGCTCACCAAGAGGAAAGGGATAATAGTATTGCCTACGGGAGCTGGAAAGACTTACGTGGCCCTGAGGGCTATGGAGGTCCTGAACGTCCCCACCCTTGTGGTCGTGCCCACCCTACCCCTCCTGAACCAGTGGAAGGCGCTGATGGAGTCGCTCTACGGCGTAGACGTGGGAGTCATAGGGGGAGGTCGGGAGAGCATCGAGCCCATTACAGTCATAACTTACGATTCGGCTTACCTGAGGGCTTCGGAGATAGGCAATAAGTTCGAGTTCGTGGTCTTCGACGAGGTCCACCACCTGGCTGCGGAGGGCTACATAGAGATAGCCGAGTTCCTGCTGGCCCCCTACAGGATGGGGTTGACCGCGACCCTGGAGAGGGAGGACGATAGGCACAGGCTCCTCTTCCCCCTAGTGGGTGGTGTCGTCTACAAGCTCCTCCCGAGTGAGCTGGCGGGTGAGCACCTCTCCGAGTTCGATACCGTGAGGGTGAGGGTCGACATGACGGAGGAGGAGAGGAGGAGGTACGGGGAGCTGATCGAGGAGTATAAAGAATCCTTGAGGAGAGCGGGCATATCGATAAGATCCCTCGAGGACTTCAGGAAGCTGATAGTCAGAAGCGCTTCAGATAGAGAAGCTAGGAGGGCCTTACTGGCGTGGCATGAGGCCAGGAAACTCGCTATAAACTCGAGAGCTAAGTTGGAAGTGCTGAAGGACTTACTGGAGAGCCACAGGGAGGATAAGGTGATAATATTCACTGAGTTCAACGATGTGGCTGAGGAGATAAGCAGGACCTTCCTTATACCGCTGATCACCCACAGGACGAAGCCCAAGGAGAGGGAGAGGATACTCCACGCTTTCAGGATAGGTGCGGTGAGCAAGGTCGTCACGTCCAAGGTCCTTGATGAGGGGGTAGATGTGCCCGACGCAAGGGTGGGCGTGATACTCGGGGGCAGTGGGAGCAGGAGGGAATTCGTGCAGAGGTTAGGGAGGATACTGAGGAAAAGGGAGGGAAAGAGAGCTGTCCTCTATGAGATAATATCCAAGGGGACCTCTGAAGTGAGGATCTCGAGCAGGAGGAGGAGAGGGGTTATCTGA
- a CDS encoding DUF790 family protein translates to MLPVQLLRVRVRGSRVYPVWARGTDLELEVAERLISVFEEGKTLKQVHEEVEELEQVYESAGLSFKFVRGLSLLLERESRLESPPVSIEPSRAREVVFRIVNERYGGFVTGERGEAIRLAALELGVDPGELERILWADSEENLFLSRGPSYDPMSLLRRYNLSLLQTVLFRALRVTVRTRASGSEVKRFLRAVKRLGLMYVAEKSDHVELRVDGPASVLKMTTKYGVSLAKSIPYVISMSDWHISAEVLGRGRRKDTLHFTLSSSSKGLFPEDRREEPVYDSSLERSFSSIAGSAGWIVIREPEPLLAGNSLLIPDFLIKKGSIWIYVEVMGFWTPDYVEKKIRKISEVKEPILILVRRDLLCSKVMRLPKEVIAIEGSKIDKVSLLRELERIERKLLMGARKIGDQELLRRGDILSIEELTEDLGLTREQLRELLDSREYALLGDYLVRRSLLERLRGERLPRSVRELKELLREIGLPEEIAVPLANYLGYEVVWRGLDEDDAEIRESQA, encoded by the coding sequence ATGCTGCCGGTGCAACTTCTCAGGGTCAGGGTGAGGGGATCCAGGGTGTACCCCGTGTGGGCCAGGGGAACTGACCTGGAACTGGAGGTCGCCGAGCGGTTGATATCGGTTTTTGAGGAGGGGAAAACTCTGAAGCAGGTACATGAGGAGGTGGAGGAGCTTGAGCAAGTATACGAATCAGCTGGCCTCAGCTTTAAGTTCGTGAGAGGTCTCTCGCTCCTCCTAGAGAGGGAATCACGGTTGGAGAGCCCACCTGTGAGCATAGAGCCTTCTAGGGCCAGAGAAGTGGTCTTCAGGATAGTGAACGAGAGGTACGGGGGATTCGTCACGGGTGAGAGGGGAGAGGCCATCAGACTGGCTGCCCTGGAGCTTGGGGTCGATCCGGGGGAACTGGAGCGTATCCTCTGGGCTGATTCGGAAGAGAACCTCTTTCTCTCGAGAGGACCGAGCTACGATCCCATGAGCCTGCTAAGGAGGTACAACCTCTCCCTCCTCCAGACGGTCCTGTTCAGGGCCCTCAGGGTCACAGTGAGGACTAGGGCCTCGGGCTCCGAGGTAAAGAGGTTCCTTAGAGCTGTAAAGAGATTAGGATTGATGTACGTAGCTGAGAAGTCCGATCACGTGGAGCTGAGGGTAGATGGGCCCGCATCTGTTCTCAAGATGACGACGAAGTACGGCGTCTCGCTGGCGAAGTCAATTCCTTACGTGATCTCGATGAGCGATTGGCACATCTCAGCTGAGGTGCTGGGGAGGGGCAGGAGGAAGGACACGCTCCACTTCACCCTCTCCTCATCCTCCAAGGGGCTCTTTCCGGAGGATCGGAGGGAGGAACCGGTTTACGACAGCTCACTGGAGAGGAGCTTCTCCTCGATAGCCGGTTCAGCCGGATGGATAGTTATAAGGGAACCGGAACCGCTCTTAGCGGGTAACTCCCTGCTCATCCCGGACTTCCTCATCAAGAAGGGAAGCATTTGGATTTACGTTGAGGTTATGGGTTTCTGGACTCCGGATTACGTGGAGAAGAAGATCAGGAAGATAAGCGAAGTCAAGGAGCCAATTCTCATCCTGGTGAGGAGGGATCTGCTCTGCTCCAAGGTAATGAGGCTTCCGAAGGAAGTGATAGCGATAGAGGGGAGCAAGATAGATAAGGTGAGCCTTTTGAGGGAGCTGGAGAGGATTGAGAGGAAGCTCCTGATGGGAGCCCGTAAGATAGGCGATCAGGAGCTCCTTAGACGAGGTGATATCCTATCTATAGAGGAGCTTACAGAGGATCTCGGGTTGACGAGGGAGCAGCTCAGGGAGCTTCTGGACTCCCGTGAGTACGCGCTGCTCGGGGATTACCTCGTTAGGAGGTCCTTACTGGAGCGATTGAGGGGAGAGAGGTTGCCGAGATCCGTTAGGGAGCTCAAGGAGCTCCTCAGAGAGATCGGATTACCCGAGGAAATAGCTGTTCCTCTCGCCAACTACTTGGGATACGAGGTGGTGTGGAGAGGGCTGGATGAGGACGATGCTGAGATCAGGGAGAGTCAAGCATGA